Proteins from a genomic interval of Amycolatopsis sp. cg13:
- a CDS encoding FAD-dependent oxidoreductase, translating to MKVIVIGAGLGGLTLAQGLRRAGLDVAVYERDGTRGRAQGVSLHIDDRGSTALRGCLPSAHAAMIDATMGGLRDQTLSVSEVDGAFAVVDTEPSGARPGRQAHRPLLRAVLLTGVEDVVRFDAEFTRFERQADGTVRAWFADGSTDTADVLVGADGIGSAVRRQYLPQAQVVDTGRRMLMGATALSAVTGLPGLIGNNPAVARIRDSTMVVSALRFTSPPTVARQRFLPDLRDGAATGIEDYLMWALPGPAENLPRAFQRIVDEAWPEMTATLRIGIIPPIPAWPASPVTVLGDAVRLAPGFGGNLAMQDAHRLCTALIEANRGQCELLDAIGSYEETMRNSVPVKASA from the coding sequence ATGAAAGTGATCGTGATCGGCGCAGGTCTGGGCGGGTTGACGCTCGCCCAGGGGCTGCGCCGGGCGGGGCTCGACGTCGCCGTGTACGAGCGAGACGGCACTCGGGGACGGGCGCAAGGCGTCAGCTTGCATATCGACGACCGAGGCAGCACGGCATTGCGAGGGTGCTTGCCTTCAGCGCACGCCGCGATGATCGACGCCACGATGGGCGGGCTGCGTGACCAGACCCTTTCAGTGTCCGAAGTGGACGGAGCGTTCGCGGTCGTTGATACCGAGCCGTCCGGCGCACGACCTGGACGGCAGGCACATCGTCCGTTGCTGCGGGCGGTATTGCTGACCGGCGTGGAAGACGTGGTTCGCTTCGATGCGGAGTTCACGCGGTTCGAGCGACAAGCCGACGGCACGGTCCGCGCGTGGTTTGCCGACGGCAGCACGGATACGGCTGACGTCCTGGTCGGCGCGGACGGGATCGGTTCCGCGGTCCGTCGGCAGTACCTGCCGCAGGCGCAGGTGGTCGATACCGGGCGACGCATGCTGATGGGCGCGACTGCCTTGTCCGCAGTGACTGGATTACCCGGCTTGATCGGCAACAATCCCGCTGTCGCCAGGATCCGCGACTCAACGATGGTGGTGAGCGCGCTGCGTTTCACCTCGCCGCCGACCGTGGCGCGGCAACGATTTCTGCCCGACCTGCGCGATGGTGCGGCCACCGGGATCGAGGACTACCTGATGTGGGCTTTGCCTGGCCCAGCCGAGAATCTTCCTCGCGCCTTTCAGCGGATCGTCGACGAGGCGTGGCCAGAAATGACGGCCACGCTGCGCATCGGGATAATCCCGCCGATCCCCGCCTGGCCCGCCAGCCCGGTGACCGTTCTCGGCGATGCCGTCCGTCTAGCCCCGGGTTTCGGCGGCAACCTCGCGATGCAGGACGCGCACCGTCTCTGCACGGCGTTGATCGAGGCGAACCGCGGGCAGTGCGAGCTGCTCGACGCGATCGGCTCGTACGAAGAGACAATGCGGAACTCCGTGCCGGTCAAGGCGAGCGCATGA
- a CDS encoding TetR/AcrR family transcriptional regulator gives MPKKVDHRERREAIARALWRVVAQQGWDRATMREVAHEAGASLGQVQHYFPTRTAMLAFAMEFAAEQTSHRVAESLAGATHPREVLRVTLTEMLPLHPDARATSRMSAAYVLEALHHPELHTKLRDDLREKRALVEHLIRQAIADGHIAVDRDPAVETNLVLALTGLTPLLELDVIEPRAALVAIDQYLDRLFA, from the coding sequence GTGCCGAAGAAGGTCGACCACCGCGAGCGCCGGGAAGCGATCGCGCGCGCGTTGTGGCGAGTGGTGGCGCAGCAAGGCTGGGACCGGGCGACCATGCGCGAGGTCGCCCACGAGGCGGGAGCGTCTCTCGGTCAGGTGCAGCACTACTTTCCGACCCGGACCGCGATGCTCGCTTTCGCGATGGAGTTCGCCGCGGAGCAGACCTCGCACCGGGTCGCGGAGAGCCTCGCCGGCGCCACGCACCCTCGAGAGGTGCTGCGAGTGACGCTCACCGAGATGCTGCCGCTGCATCCCGACGCTCGCGCCACGAGCCGGATGAGCGCCGCGTACGTCCTCGAAGCACTGCACCATCCGGAGTTGCACACGAAGCTGCGTGACGACCTGCGCGAAAAGCGAGCGCTAGTCGAGCACCTGATCCGGCAAGCCATTGCCGACGGGCACATCGCCGTCGATCGCGACCCGGCCGTCGAGACGAACCTCGTCCTCGCGTTGACGGGTTTGACGCCGCTGCTTGAGCTGGACGTGATCGAACCCCGGGCCGCGCTGGTGGCTATCGACCAGTATCTCGACCGGCTTTTCGCTTAG
- a CDS encoding TetR family transcriptional regulator, producing the protein MAEQNARPGRWRTGAESKQRILDAARALFRQHGYGGTTVRAVAGEAGVDPGMVFYFFGNKQGLFAAAIEMSAQAPPAIEAVFAGGLDGLGERIVRTLVENLDASGRTPLAMLTRADDQADALLREYIDREITGRLAKLIDTPDAAFRAGMVNVQLLGLTVARYVVRIEPIASAPVDELVAWFGPLVQRCLTEDG; encoded by the coding sequence ATGGCAGAACAGAACGCTCGCCCCGGACGCTGGCGAACCGGGGCGGAGAGCAAGCAGCGGATCCTGGACGCGGCACGCGCGCTGTTCCGGCAGCACGGCTACGGCGGCACCACCGTGCGCGCGGTCGCGGGCGAGGCGGGCGTCGACCCGGGGATGGTGTTCTACTTTTTCGGCAACAAGCAGGGCCTCTTCGCCGCGGCGATCGAGATGTCCGCCCAGGCCCCGCCCGCCATCGAGGCGGTCTTCGCCGGCGGACTCGACGGCCTGGGGGAGCGCATCGTCCGGACGCTCGTGGAGAACCTGGACGCCTCGGGCCGGACCCCGCTCGCGATGCTCACCCGCGCCGACGACCAAGCCGATGCCCTGCTTCGCGAGTACATCGACCGCGAAATCACCGGACGGCTGGCGAAGCTGATCGACACCCCGGACGCCGCGTTCCGGGCCGGAATGGTCAACGTCCAGCTCTTGGGGCTCACCGTGGCGAGGTATGTCGTGCGGATCGAGCCGATCGCGTCAGCGCCGGTCGACGAGCTGGTCGCCTGGTTCGGGCCGCTCGTGCAGCGCTGCTTGACCGAGGACGGCTAA